Below is a window of Burkholderia multivorans ATCC BAA-247 DNA.
AGGCGTGATCGGCACGACGACGTTCGATTCGAAGGGCGACCTGACGCACGGGATCATTTCGATCTACGGCTACAAGAGCGGCAAGAAGACCTTCCTCGATCAGGTCCGGATGTAACGGCGGCCGCGACGTCGGCTCGACGGGTGTCGCCGCCCGTCGGCGCCGGCGCCGCGCGGGCCGGCTTTGCTTGACGGAGGACAGCAATCATGTGTGCGATGGCGTATGCCGATTTTCAGCAGGAGTTGAAGAAGGCGCAATTGACCGCGCGCGAGTTCGCGCGGCTGATCCGGATGAATGAAAGCTCGATCACGAACTATTCGAGCAAGGGCACGGTACCGTCGCATCTCGCCGTGATCGCGACGCTGATCGGCGCGCTGGCCGCGCACGAAATCGACTTCCGCCGCGTGATCCGGCAGACGCGGATCGAGCCGAAACGGCCGCGCGGTGTCGGTGCGTTTCCCGCAACGGCCCATCCGCGTACCGCAAAGCGCGGCGACGAACAGTCGTAAAACGCGTCAACCGGCGGCCGCGAACGGCACGCCGCCGCGCGATGAGACTATCCGTTCGGATCGCTCGCATGCGCGCACGCGCGAGTTCACGATAGACGGCACGTCGTTCGATGCGCGCTTCGCAAGCGGCGTTCGCGATCGGTCGATCGCTTCTCGCCGCCCCGCCCTGTCATGCCATCGCAGCCGCCTGTGCGGCCGCCTGAGTTCGCTGCAGCAACTGCTCCCGCATCTTCCCCATCGTCGCGATGTTGCGCGTCTGCACGTCGCCGAAGCCGCGATTCACTGTGCCGCCCGCACGTGATCGAGCAGCACTTGCAGCGGATGCCGCACCTGCCGCGCGGACATGCGCTTGACCTGACTGCGGCACGAATAGCCGGTCGCCAGCGCTTCGCCAGCCGGCTCCGGTGCATCGACGTGCGCGGCCCACGACTGCGCGTAGATCGTCCGCGACGTATCGACGTTGCGAGCCTCGTGTCCATACGTGCCCGACATCCCGCAGCATCCTGCCGGCTGGACCTGCAGACGCAAGCCGCGGCGCGCGAATACCTGCACCCATTGCTTGCCGCTGTCCGGTGCGTTGGTCTTCTCGGTGCAGTGCGGCAGCAGCCGATACGCGCGTGCCGCGTCGCCGGCCCGCGTATCGGCCCGTGTATTACCCCTCACATCGGGCAGCACATCGAGCAGCCACTCCTGCGGCAGCGCGACCGGCGGCACGTCGTGCAGCCCCGGCACCTTGCGGTATTCCTGCCGATACGTGAGCGTGATGGCGGGATCGACGCCGACGAGCGCGACGCCCGCACGCGCGAGCGCAGCCAGCTGCGTCGCGTTGCGGATTGCGGCCCGCTCGAATGCGCGCAGGAAGCCCTGCACGTGCAGCGCCTTGCCGTTCGGCGCGAGCGGCGCGAGCCACACGTGAAAGCCGAGCCGCGCGGCCAGCTCGATCAGCGTCGCCAGCTGTTCGGTGTCGAAATAGCGCGTGAACGTGTCCTGCACGATCACGACGCTGCGCGCGCGCTGCGCATCGGTCAGCGCGGCGAGCGCATGCGGATCGGCCGGCCGCACGTTCCACTGCCGAATGACGGCCGCGAGATCGAAGCGGCTCAGCAACGGGCTGTCGACCATGCCGACGTGCCGTTCGAACAGCGTGCGCACCCAGCCCGCACGCATTAGTCCGTTGTATAGCGCCGGCACGCGCGCGAACCACGGCACTGTGAATTCGAGCGAGCCGATCAGGTAGTCGCGCAGCGGCCGCAAGTA
It encodes the following:
- a CDS encoding DNA-binding protein; protein product: MCAMAYADFQQELKKAQLTAREFARLIRMNESSITNYSSKGTVPSHLAVIATLIGALAAHEIDFRRVIRQTRIEPKRPRGVGAFPATAHPRTAKRGDEQS